A portion of the Pseudomonas koreensis genome contains these proteins:
- the fabF gene encoding beta-ketoacyl-ACP synthase II, translating to MSRRRVVVTGMGMLSPLGTDVPSSWQGILAGRSGIGLIEHTDLSAYSTRFGGSVKGFNVEEYLSVKEARKLDLFIQYGLAAGFQAVRNAGLEVTDANRERIGVAMGSGIGGLTNIEETSRTLHETGPRRISPFFVPGSIINMISGFLSIHLGAQGPNYAIATACTTGTHCIGMAARNIMYDEADVMIAGGAEMAACGLGMGGFGASRALSTRNDEPTRASRPWDKGRDGFVLSDGAGALVLEELEHAKARGATIYAELIGFGTSGDAFHMTSPPADGAGAARCITNALRDAKINVDQVQYINAHGTSTPAGDLAEANAIKSVFGDHAYKLAVSSTKSMTGHLLGAAGAVEAIFSVLAINSQVAPPTINLEEPDEGCDLDFVAHTARNMDIDVVLSNSFGFGGTNGTLAFRRFAG from the coding sequence GTGTCGCGTAGACGCGTCGTAGTCACCGGTATGGGTATGTTGTCGCCACTGGGCACGGATGTGCCGAGCAGTTGGCAGGGCATTCTGGCTGGCCGCAGTGGCATTGGTCTGATCGAACACACCGACCTTTCTGCCTATTCGACCCGCTTCGGCGGTTCGGTCAAAGGCTTCAATGTCGAGGAATACCTGTCGGTCAAGGAAGCGCGCAAGCTCGACCTGTTCATTCAGTACGGCCTCGCCGCAGGCTTTCAAGCCGTGCGCAATGCCGGTCTGGAAGTCACCGATGCCAACCGTGAACGCATTGGCGTGGCCATGGGTTCGGGTATCGGCGGTCTGACCAACATCGAAGAAACCAGCCGCACCCTGCACGAGACCGGCCCACGGCGGATTTCGCCATTCTTTGTGCCTGGCTCGATCATCAATATGATTTCCGGTTTCCTGTCGATCCATCTGGGCGCACAGGGACCCAACTACGCCATCGCCACCGCGTGCACCACCGGTACGCACTGCATCGGCATGGCAGCGCGCAACATCATGTACGACGAAGCTGACGTGATGATTGCCGGCGGCGCGGAAATGGCCGCTTGCGGCCTGGGCATGGGCGGCTTCGGCGCGTCCCGTGCACTGTCGACCCGCAACGACGAGCCGACCCGCGCCAGTCGTCCATGGGACAAGGGCCGCGACGGTTTCGTCCTGTCCGACGGTGCCGGTGCCCTGGTTCTTGAAGAGCTCGAGCACGCCAAGGCCCGTGGTGCGACGATCTACGCCGAGCTGATCGGTTTCGGCACCAGTGGCGATGCGTTCCACATGACCTCGCCACCCGCCGATGGCGCCGGTGCCGCGCGCTGCATCACCAATGCCCTGCGCGATGCGAAGATCAACGTCGACCAAGTGCAGTACATCAACGCCCACGGCACCTCGACCCCGGCCGGCGACCTTGCCGAAGCCAACGCGATCAAATCGGTATTCGGCGATCACGCCTACAAGCTGGCGGTCAGCTCGACCAAGTCGATGACAGGTCACTTGCTGGGCGCAGCGGGCGCCGTTGAGGCGATCTTCAGCGTGCTGGCGATCAACAGCCAGGTGGCACCGCCGACCATCAACCTTGAGGAGCCTGACGAAGGCTGCGATCTCGATTTCGTCGCGCACACTGCGCGCAACATGGACATCGATGTCGTGCTGTCCAACTCCTTCGGTTTTGGCGGCACCAACGGCACTCTGGCGTTCCGCCGGTTCGCGGGCTGA
- the plsX gene encoding phosphate acyltransferase PlsX: MSAQVIAIDAMGGDFGPRSIVQASLACLSATPSLHLTLVGQPSLLEELIHGQSAADRARLTIVAASEVITMDEKPAQALRGKPDSSMRVALELLRDGKVQACVSAGNTGALMALSRFVLKTLPGIDRPAMVAAIPTQTGYCQLLDLGANVDCSAEHLLQFAVMGSVAAQTLGIARPRVALLNIGTEDIKGNQQVKLAATLLQAARGINYIGFIEGDGLYRGEADVVVCDGFVGNILLKSSEGLATMIAARIEALFKKNIASRAVGALAMPLMKRLQADLAPARHNGASFLGLQGIVVKSHGAAGVQGFQSAIQRALIEIQENLPERLHGRLEDLLS, translated from the coding sequence TTGTCCGCTCAAGTCATCGCGATTGACGCAATGGGCGGGGACTTCGGTCCCCGCAGCATTGTTCAGGCCAGTCTCGCTTGCCTGTCTGCTACGCCCTCGTTGCACCTGACCCTCGTCGGTCAACCCTCCCTTCTTGAAGAACTGATCCACGGCCAGTCGGCTGCCGATCGCGCGCGCCTGACGATTGTTGCGGCCAGCGAAGTCATCACCATGGACGAAAAACCTGCTCAGGCCCTGCGTGGCAAGCCGGATTCGTCGATGCGTGTCGCCCTCGAATTGCTCCGCGATGGCAAGGTGCAGGCCTGTGTCAGTGCCGGCAATACCGGGGCGTTGATGGCGTTGTCGCGTTTTGTGTTGAAGACACTGCCTGGCATTGATCGTCCGGCCATGGTGGCGGCGATTCCGACGCAGACCGGTTATTGCCAGTTGCTCGATCTTGGCGCCAACGTCGATTGCAGTGCCGAGCACCTGTTGCAGTTCGCTGTGATGGGTTCGGTGGCTGCGCAGACCTTGGGGATTGCCCGTCCGCGTGTGGCGTTGCTGAACATCGGCACCGAAGACATCAAGGGCAATCAGCAGGTCAAACTGGCCGCAACGCTGTTGCAGGCTGCGCGCGGGATCAACTACATCGGCTTCATCGAAGGCGACGGCTTGTATCGCGGCGAGGCCGATGTGGTGGTGTGTGACGGCTTCGTCGGCAATATCCTGCTCAAGTCCAGCGAAGGCCTGGCGACGATGATTGCGGCGCGCATCGAGGCCCTGTTCAAGAAAAACATCGCTTCTCGCGCTGTAGGCGCGCTCGCGATGCCGTTGATGAAGCGTCTGCAGGCCGACCTGGCTCCGGCGCGACATAATGGCGCAAGCTTTCTCGGCTTGCAGGGCATCGTCGTGAAGAGTCACGGGGCGGCCGGTGTTCAGGGCTTTCAGAGTGCGATTCAACGGGCACTGATCGAGATCCAGGAGAACCTGCCCGAGCGTCTCCACGGCCGTCTGGAGGATCTGTTGTCTTAG
- the tmk gene encoding dTMP kinase, with protein MTGLFITLEGPEGAGKSTNREYLAERLRAAGIEVVLTREPGGTPLAERIREVLLTPADEVMHPDAELLLVFAARAQHLAEVIRPALTRGAVVLCDRFTDSTYAYQGGGRGLSLERIATLETFVQGDLRPDLTLIFDLPVEIGLARASARGRLDRFELEGRAFFESVRNAFLKRAEADPSRYVRIDAGQPLAKVQQSLDTLLPNLLELARG; from the coding sequence GTGACTGGCTTGTTTATTACCCTGGAAGGCCCGGAAGGCGCGGGCAAGAGCACCAATCGCGAATACCTCGCCGAGCGCCTGCGCGCCGCCGGTATCGAAGTGGTGCTCACCCGTGAGCCGGGTGGCACGCCACTGGCCGAGCGGATTCGCGAGGTGTTGCTGACCCCGGCCGACGAAGTGATGCACCCGGACGCCGAGCTGTTGCTGGTATTCGCTGCACGCGCGCAGCATCTGGCAGAGGTGATTCGCCCGGCGCTGACCCGTGGCGCGGTGGTGCTGTGTGATCGCTTCACCGACTCGACGTACGCCTATCAGGGCGGCGGTCGTGGTTTGTCGCTGGAGCGCATCGCCACTCTGGAGACTTTTGTGCAGGGCGACTTGCGGCCCGACCTGACGCTGATTTTCGACCTGCCCGTGGAAATCGGTCTGGCCCGCGCCAGCGCCCGTGGTCGACTGGACCGCTTCGAACTCGAAGGCCGGGCGTTTTTCGAAAGCGTGCGCAATGCGTTCCTGAAACGCGCCGAAGCCGACCCTTCGCGCTATGTGCGCATCGATGCCGGTCAGCCATTGGCCAAGGTGCAGCAATCGCTGGATACCTTGCTGCCGAATCTGCTGGAGCTGGCCCGTGGCTGA
- the rpmF gene encoding 50S ribosomal protein L32, with amino-acid sequence MAVQQNKKSRSARDMRRSHDALEASTLSVEKTTGEVHLRHHVSPEGVYRGRKVIDKGADE; translated from the coding sequence ATGGCTGTTCAGCAGAACAAAAAATCCCGCTCTGCCCGTGACATGCGCCGTTCGCACGACGCTCTCGAGGCTAGCACCCTGTCTGTAGAAAAAACCACCGGTGAAGTTCACCTGCGTCACCACGTATCGCCAGAAGGCGTATACCGTGGCCGTAAAGTGATCGACAAGGGCGCTGACGAGTAA
- a CDS encoding TetR/AcrR family transcriptional regulator, with translation MHKEPRKVREFRRREQEILDTALKLFLDQGEDSVTVEMIADAVGIGKGTIYKHFKSKAEIYLRLMLDYERDLNELLHSADVDKDKEALSRAYFEFRMRDPQRYRLFDRLEEKVVKGNQVPEMVEELHKIRASNFERLTLLIKGRISEGKLEDVPPYFHYCASWALVHGAVALYHSPFWSNVLEDQEGFFQFLMDIGVRMGNKRKRDPETPST, from the coding sequence ATGCATAAAGAACCTCGTAAGGTCCGTGAATTTCGTCGCCGCGAGCAGGAAATTCTCGATACCGCGCTCAAGCTGTTCCTCGACCAGGGTGAAGACAGTGTCACCGTCGAGATGATTGCTGATGCCGTGGGTATCGGCAAAGGCACGATCTACAAGCATTTCAAATCCAAGGCCGAGATCTACTTGCGCCTGATGCTCGATTACGAGCGCGATCTGAACGAGCTGCTGCATTCGGCCGATGTCGACAAGGACAAGGAAGCGCTGTCCCGCGCCTACTTCGAATTCCGCATGCGCGACCCGCAGCGCTATCGCCTGTTCGACCGTCTCGAAGAGAAAGTGGTCAAGGGCAATCAGGTGCCGGAGATGGTCGAGGAGCTGCACAAGATTCGTGCCTCTAACTTCGAACGCCTGACCCTGCTGATCAAGGGCCGTATCAGCGAAGGCAAGCTCGAAGACGTGCCGCCGTACTTCCACTACTGCGCATCCTGGGCGCTGGTGCATGGCGCGGTGGCGCTGTACCACTCGCCGTTCTGGAGCAATGTGCTGGAAGATCAGGAGGGCTTCTTCCAGTTCCTGATGGATATTGGCGTGCGCATGGGCAACAAGCGCAAGCGCGATCCGGAAACGCCAAGCACTTGA
- a CDS encoding YceD family protein produces MLNDPIPPHVDPRKLADRGTTLQGELLLADLKRLCDPLSDDVGTVQAKFVFERDERKSVVIHSFIDTEVKMVCQRCLELVTLPIHSECSYAVVKEGANTQSLPKGYDVLELGEDPLDLQSLIEEELLLALPIVPAHHPEECQQPAGADEPEPSEDEVTRSNPFSVLAQLKRDPNV; encoded by the coding sequence ATGTTGAATGACCCGATTCCACCTCACGTTGACCCGCGCAAATTGGCTGACCGTGGCACCACCCTTCAAGGTGAACTGCTGCTGGCCGATTTGAAGAGACTCTGCGACCCGCTTTCCGACGATGTCGGTACGGTGCAGGCCAAATTCGTTTTTGAACGAGATGAACGTAAGTCTGTGGTCATCCACAGCTTTATCGACACCGAAGTCAAAATGGTTTGCCAGCGTTGTCTTGAGCTGGTCACCCTGCCGATCCACAGCGAATGCAGTTACGCGGTGGTGAAGGAGGGTGCGAATACCCAGTCGTTGCCGAAAGGTTATGACGTGCTGGAACTGGGGGAAGATCCATTGGATCTGCAGTCACTGATCGAGGAGGAGCTTCTGCTCGCCTTGCCCATTGTGCCTGCTCATCATCCGGAAGAATGCCAGCAGCCGGCGGGAGCAGATGAGCCCGAACCGAGCGAGGACGAGGTAACGCGGTCCAACCCGTTCAGTGTATTGGCGCAGTTAAAGCGTGACCCAAACGTTTAG
- a CDS encoding PilZ domain-containing protein codes for MIEPVSPGPRNGILSLTIKDKSVLYAAYMPFIKNGGLFIPTNKSYRLGDEVFMLLHLMDEAEKIPVAGKVAWITPKGAQGNRAAGVGVQFNDGDDTARSRIETHLAGALKSDRPTHTM; via the coding sequence ATGATTGAACCAGTCAGCCCGGGGCCGCGTAACGGCATCTTGTCCCTGACCATCAAGGACAAGTCGGTGCTCTATGCCGCGTACATGCCGTTCATCAAGAACGGTGGTCTGTTCATCCCGACCAACAAAAGCTACCGGTTGGGCGACGAGGTGTTCATGCTTTTACACCTGATGGATGAAGCGGAAAAAATTCCGGTCGCCGGCAAAGTCGCCTGGATTACCCCCAAGGGCGCGCAAGGCAATCGCGCCGCCGGCGTCGGCGTGCAATTCAACGACGGTGACGACACCGCGCGCAGTCGCATCGAAACTCATCTGGCCGGAGCGCTGAAATCCGACCGTCCCACTCATACGATGTAA
- the fabG gene encoding 3-oxoacyl-ACP reductase FabG — translation MSLQGKVALVTGASRGIGQAIALELGRQGAIVVGTATSASGAERIAATLKENGIQGAGFELNVTSDESVSAVLAGIQEQFGAPVAILVNNAGITRDNLMMRMKDDEWYDVIDTNLNSLYRLSKGVLRGMTKARWGRIISIGSVVGAMGNAGQVNYAAAKAGLEGFSRAMAREVGSRSITVNSVTPGFIDTDMTRELPEAQREALQTQIPLGRLGQAQEIASVVAFLASDGAAYVTGATIPVNGGMYM, via the coding sequence ATGAGTCTGCAAGGTAAAGTTGCACTGGTCACCGGTGCAAGCCGTGGCATCGGCCAGGCCATCGCACTGGAACTGGGTCGTCAGGGCGCCATCGTTGTCGGCACCGCGACCTCCGCGTCGGGCGCCGAGCGCATTGCCGCGACCCTGAAGGAAAACGGCATCCAGGGTGCCGGTTTCGAACTCAACGTCACCAGCGACGAATCGGTCAGCGCCGTGCTGGCAGGCATTCAGGAGCAGTTCGGTGCTCCGGTGGCGATTCTGGTCAATAATGCCGGTATCACCCGCGATAACCTGATGATGCGCATGAAAGACGACGAATGGTACGACGTGATCGATACCAACCTGAACAGTCTGTATCGCCTGTCCAAGGGCGTTCTGCGCGGCATGACCAAGGCTCGCTGGGGTCGAATTATCAGTATTGGCTCGGTGGTGGGTGCCATGGGCAACGCCGGCCAAGTAAACTATGCAGCCGCCAAGGCCGGTCTGGAAGGTTTCAGCCGGGCGATGGCGCGTGAAGTCGGTTCGCGTTCGATTACGGTCAACTCGGTGACCCCAGGGTTCATCGATACCGATATGACCCGCGAGCTGCCTGAAGCACAGCGTGAAGCCTTGCAGACGCAGATTCCGCTGGGTCGTCTGGGACAAGCTCAAGAGATCGCGTCCGTGGTCGCTTTTCTTGCATCCGACGGTGCGGCATACGTTACCGGGGCTACAATCCCGGTGAACGGTGGGATGTACATGTAA
- the acpP gene encoding acyl carrier protein, which translates to MSTIEERVKKIVAEQLGVKEEEVVNTASFVEDLGADSLDTVELVMALEEEFETEIPDEEAEKITTVQAAIDYVTSHQA; encoded by the coding sequence ATGAGCACCATCGAAGAGCGCGTCAAGAAAATCGTTGCCGAGCAACTGGGTGTTAAAGAAGAAGAAGTGGTCAACACCGCTTCCTTCGTAGAAGACCTGGGTGCCGACTCCCTTGACACCGTTGAGCTGGTGATGGCTCTGGAAGAGGAATTCGAGACCGAAATCCCTGACGAAGAAGCTGAAAAGATCACTACTGTACAAGCTGCAATCGACTACGTTACCAGCCACCAGGCGTAA
- the fabD gene encoding ACP S-malonyltransferase: MSASLAFVFPGQGSQSLGMLAELGAQHPLILETFQEASAALGYDLWALTQQGPEELLNQTDKTQPAILTASIALWRLWLAEGGARPAFVAGHSLGEYSALVAAGSLTLADAVKLVERRGQLMQEAVPAGQGGMAAILGLEDADVLAACAEAAQGEVVSAVNFNSPGQVVIAGAKAAVERAIEGCKARGAKRAMPLPVSVPSHCELMRPAAERFAESIAAIDWQAPQIPVVQNVSAQVPADLETLKRDLLEQLYKPVRWVESVQTLAAKGATNLVECGPGKVLAGLNKRCAEGVSTSNLNTPDAFAAARAAQA, encoded by the coding sequence ATGTCTGCTTCCCTCGCATTCGTCTTTCCAGGACAGGGTTCGCAGTCCCTCGGCATGCTGGCCGAGCTGGGCGCGCAACATCCGCTGATCCTCGAAACTTTTCAAGAAGCCTCTGCTGCGCTGGGCTACGACCTGTGGGCACTGACCCAGCAGGGCCCGGAAGAGTTGCTCAATCAAACCGATAAAACCCAACCGGCAATCCTGACCGCCTCGATCGCCCTGTGGCGTCTGTGGCTGGCCGAAGGTGGCGCGCGTCCGGCATTCGTTGCCGGTCATAGTCTGGGTGAATACAGTGCGCTGGTTGCCGCCGGCAGCCTGACCCTGGCTGACGCGGTCAAGCTCGTCGAGCGCCGTGGCCAGTTGATGCAGGAGGCGGTGCCGGCCGGGCAGGGCGGCATGGCTGCGATCCTCGGTCTGGAAGACGCCGATGTGCTGGCAGCCTGCGCCGAAGCGGCGCAAGGCGAAGTCGTCAGTGCGGTGAATTTCAACTCGCCGGGCCAGGTGGTGATCGCCGGCGCCAAGGCTGCTGTCGAGCGTGCCATCGAGGGCTGCAAGGCCCGTGGCGCCAAACGCGCCATGCCGTTGCCGGTGAGCGTGCCGTCGCACTGTGAACTGATGCGTCCGGCTGCCGAGCGCTTCGCCGAATCCATCGCTGCCATCGACTGGCAAGCGCCGCAGATCCCGGTGGTGCAGAACGTCAGCGCACAAGTGCCGGCCGATCTGGAAACCCTCAAGCGTGACCTGTTGGAACAACTCTACAAGCCAGTGCGCTGGGTTGAATCGGTGCAGACCCTGGCGGCCAAGGGCGCCACGAATCTTGTCGAATGCGGCCCGGGCAAAGTCCTGGCTGGCCTGAACAAGCGTTGCGCCGAAGGCGTTTCGACTTCCAACCTCAATACCCCAGATGCCTTCGCTGCCGCTCGCGCAGCGCAGGCCTGA
- a CDS encoding DNA polymerase III subunit delta' — MAEAYPWQASLWQQLAGRSQHAHAYLLHGPAGIGKRALAERLMASLLCQRPTPEACGECKSCLLLKAGSHPDNYILEPEEADKAIKVDQVRDLVSFVVQTAQLGGRKVVLIEPVESMNINAANALLKSLEEPSGDTVLLLVSHQPSRLLPTIKSRCVQQACPLPGEAMSLQWLAQALPDCAEEQRVELLTLAAGSPLMAVSLQSQGVREQRALVVEGVKKLLKGQQSPTQLAEEWKSIPMLRLFDWFCDWSSLILRYQLTQDEAGLGLADMRKVVQYLAQKSAQGKVLEIQDWILAQRQKVLSKANLNPALLLEALLVQWVGLPGQR, encoded by the coding sequence GTGGCTGAGGCCTATCCATGGCAGGCCAGCCTCTGGCAGCAACTGGCCGGACGCAGTCAGCATGCCCACGCGTATCTGCTGCACGGTCCGGCCGGGATCGGTAAACGTGCGCTCGCCGAACGCTTGATGGCCAGCCTGCTGTGTCAGCGCCCGACGCCTGAGGCCTGTGGCGAGTGCAAGTCCTGCCTGCTGCTCAAGGCCGGCAGTCATCCGGACAACTACATTCTCGAACCGGAAGAAGCGGACAAGGCGATCAAGGTCGATCAGGTCCGTGATCTGGTCAGCTTCGTCGTGCAGACCGCGCAGCTCGGCGGGCGCAAAGTGGTGCTGATCGAGCCGGTCGAGTCGATGAACATCAACGCTGCCAACGCCTTGCTCAAAAGCCTGGAAGAGCCGTCCGGCGATACCGTGCTGTTGTTGGTCAGTCACCAGCCGAGCCGTTTGTTGCCAACGATCAAGAGTCGTTGCGTGCAGCAGGCCTGCCCGTTGCCGGGCGAGGCGATGAGCCTGCAATGGCTGGCTCAAGCGCTGCCGGATTGCGCTGAAGAACAACGCGTCGAACTGCTGACGCTCGCCGCCGGCTCGCCGTTGATGGCGGTCAGCCTGCAATCCCAAGGTGTGCGTGAACAGCGCGCGCTAGTGGTCGAAGGCGTGAAGAAGTTGCTCAAGGGGCAGCAATCGCCAACGCAGCTTGCGGAAGAGTGGAAAAGCATTCCGATGCTGCGTCTGTTCGACTGGTTCTGCGACTGGTCCAGTCTGATCCTGCGGTATCAGTTGACCCAGGACGAAGCCGGCCTTGGCCTGGCCGATATGCGTAAGGTCGTGCAGTACCTGGCGCAGAAAAGCGCGCAGGGTAAAGTGCTGGAGATCCAGGACTGGATTCTCGCCCAGCGGCAGAAGGTGCTGAGCAAGGCCAACCTCAATCCGGCCCTGTTGCTGGAAGCGTTGTTGGTGCAATGGGTGGGATTGCCTGGTCAAAGATAA
- a CDS encoding TatD family hydrolase, with product MLVDSHCHLDRLDLAAHDGSLDAALAAARERGVGHFLCIGVSADNAADVKALAERYADVDCSVGVHPLDVQPGAAPALDWLLHELNHPKVVAIGETGLDYHYEPEAAELQQESFRLHLEAAQQTGKPVIIHTRGARADTLQLLREAALPQAGVLHCFTEDWDMAKAALDMGYYISLSGIVTFRNADALRDVASKVPADRLLVETDSPYLAPIPYRGKPNLPQYVREVAEFLAMLRGENYERFAEQTTENFKRLFPLASVKSAV from the coding sequence ATGCTCGTAGATTCCCATTGTCACCTTGATCGCCTCGACCTCGCCGCCCACGACGGCTCGCTGGATGCCGCACTCGCTGCGGCCCGCGAGCGCGGAGTCGGACACTTTCTGTGCATCGGCGTCAGTGCCGACAACGCCGCCGACGTCAAAGCCCTCGCCGAGCGTTATGCCGACGTCGATTGCTCGGTCGGCGTGCATCCGCTGGATGTGCAACCGGGCGCGGCACCAGCGCTCGACTGGTTGTTGCACGAGCTCAATCACCCGAAAGTGGTGGCAATCGGCGAGACCGGCCTCGACTATCACTACGAGCCGGAAGCCGCCGAATTGCAGCAGGAGTCGTTTCGCCTGCACTTGGAAGCGGCGCAGCAGACCGGCAAGCCGGTGATCATCCACACTCGCGGCGCGCGTGCCGACACCCTCCAACTGCTGCGCGAAGCGGCGTTGCCCCAGGCCGGTGTGTTGCATTGCTTCACCGAAGACTGGGACATGGCCAAAGCGGCGCTGGACATGGGCTATTACATTTCCCTGTCAGGCATCGTCACCTTCCGCAACGCCGACGCGTTGCGCGATGTGGCGAGCAAAGTACCGGCCGATCGCCTGCTGGTGGAAACCGATTCGCCGTATTTGGCGCCGATTCCGTATCGCGGCAAGCCGAACCTGCCGCAATACGTGCGCGAAGTGGCGGAGTTTCTGGCGATGCTGCGTGGTGAGAACTACGAGCGCTTTGCCGAGCAGACCACGGAAAACTTCAAGCGCCTGTTCCCGCTGGCGAGTGTTAAATCTGCCGTATGA
- the pabC gene encoding aminodeoxychorismate lyase produces the protein MESWVDGQPADALSLKDRGLAYGDGLFETIAVHSGRPILLDRHLTRLADGCSRLAIATDFELIRHELLSYAAAMDEGVLKLILTRGDGLRGYAPDPAAQGRRILQGNPPAAYPAAHSVHGIRLFPCNTRLSTQPLLAGLKHLNRLEQVLARAEWQDSEHAEGLMLDQAGRVVEGVFSNIFLVRDGGLITPDLKRCGVAGVMRAEILFQAESLAIPAQIADISLDHLQWADEVFVCNSVYGVWPVRACAALSWPVGPLTRKLQTIARALLDA, from the coding sequence ATGGAGAGCTGGGTCGACGGTCAACCGGCTGACGCGCTGTCGCTGAAAGATCGCGGCCTGGCTTACGGCGATGGTCTGTTCGAGACCATTGCCGTGCACAGCGGTCGGCCGATCCTGCTGGATCGACACCTGACGCGTCTGGCCGATGGCTGTTCGCGTCTGGCCATCGCGACCGACTTCGAGCTGATCCGCCACGAACTGCTCAGCTATGCGGCTGCGATGGACGAGGGCGTGCTCAAGCTCATCCTCACTCGCGGTGACGGTCTGCGCGGTTATGCGCCCGACCCAGCGGCACAAGGCCGACGCATTCTGCAAGGCAATCCGCCGGCGGCTTATCCCGCTGCCCACTCCGTGCACGGCATCCGCCTGTTTCCCTGCAACACCCGCTTGTCCACGCAACCTCTGCTGGCCGGGCTCAAACATCTGAACCGACTGGAACAGGTGCTCGCCCGCGCCGAATGGCAGGACAGTGAGCACGCCGAGGGCCTGATGCTCGATCAGGCCGGGCGCGTCGTCGAAGGCGTGTTCAGCAATATTTTCCTGGTGCGCGACGGTGGTCTGATCACGCCCGACTTGAAGCGCTGCGGCGTCGCTGGTGTGATGCGCGCGGAAATATTGTTTCAGGCCGAGTCACTGGCCATCCCTGCGCAAATCGCCGATATCAGCCTCGATCATCTGCAATGGGCTGATGAAGTGTTTGTCTGCAACAGCGTTTATGGCGTCTGGCCGGTACGCGCCTGTGCTGCACTGAGCTGGCCGGTTGGCCCGCTCACCCGTAAACTGCAAACCATTGCCCGCGCGCTACTGGATGCTTGA
- the mltG gene encoding endolytic transglycosylase MltG, protein MRRKLLLLLETGLVLAGLLLGASAWKIHSALEQPLNIPQEQLLDVPKGSTPTRTFLELETDGVIKDAFWLRVYWRFNLTGTPIHSGEYRMQPGMTVNGLIDSWKRGDVVQYSLTLVEGWTFHQVRAALAKDDKLEQTLNGLSDGDVMAKIGHKGLFPEGRFFPDTYRFVRGMSDAELLKKAFDRLDEVLAKEWAQRSADVPYTEPYQALIMASLVEKETGVPQERGQIAGVFVRRMALGMQLQTDPTVIYGLGDRYTGKLTRAHLKEPTPYNTYVIPGLPPTPIAMVGREAIHAALNPVQGSSLYFVARGDGSHVFSDDLDAHNNAVREYQLKRRADYRSSPAPVNAPQTAPATDEAIPAASPNTAPEVLPQVSPQEPAPAPEPDAAAPQNAQ, encoded by the coding sequence GTGAGACGTAAACTTTTGCTGCTGCTGGAAACCGGACTGGTTCTGGCAGGGCTGCTGTTGGGCGCCAGCGCCTGGAAAATTCATTCGGCACTGGAACAGCCCCTGAACATCCCGCAGGAGCAACTGCTGGATGTGCCGAAAGGCTCCACTCCGACCCGTACCTTCCTTGAACTCGAAACCGATGGCGTCATCAAGGACGCGTTCTGGCTGCGCGTCTACTGGCGCTTCAACCTCACCGGCACGCCGATTCACAGCGGCGAATACCGCATGCAGCCGGGCATGACCGTCAACGGTCTGATCGATTCGTGGAAGCGCGGCGACGTGGTTCAGTACAGCCTGACCCTGGTCGAAGGCTGGACTTTCCATCAAGTGCGCGCCGCCCTGGCCAAGGACGACAAGCTCGAGCAGACCCTCAACGGTCTGAGCGACGGCGACGTCATGGCCAAGATTGGCCACAAAGGCTTGTTCCCTGAAGGCCGCTTCTTCCCGGACACCTATCGTTTCGTGCGCGGCATGTCTGATGCCGAGCTGCTGAAGAAGGCCTTTGACCGTCTCGACGAAGTGCTCGCCAAAGAGTGGGCGCAGCGTTCCGCCGATGTGCCTTATACCGAACCTTATCAAGCGCTGATCATGGCCTCGCTGGTCGAAAAAGAAACTGGCGTACCGCAGGAGCGCGGCCAGATTGCCGGCGTCTTTGTACGGCGCATGGCGCTGGGCATGCAGTTGCAGACCGACCCGACGGTGATTTATGGCCTCGGTGATCGCTACACCGGCAAACTGACCCGCGCGCATTTGAAAGAACCGACGCCCTATAACACCTACGTGATTCCCGGCTTGCCGCCGACGCCGATTGCCATGGTCGGGCGTGAAGCGATTCATGCTGCGCTCAATCCGGTACAGGGCAGCAGCCTGTATTTCGTCGCCCGTGGCGATGGCAGCCACGTGTTCTCCGATGATCTGGATGCGCACAACAACGCCGTGCGCGAATACCAGCTCAAACGCCGTGCCGATTACCGCTCCAGCCCGGCGCCAGTGAACGCGCCGCAAACAGCGCCGGCCACCGATGAAGCGATTCCGGCGGCCTCGCCGAACACCGCGCCCGAGGTGCTGCCGCAGGTGTCGCCGCAAGAACCTGCGCCAGCCCCGGAACCCGACGCCGCTGCACCGCAAAACGCGCAATGA